From the genome of Kaistella daneshvariae, one region includes:
- the surE gene encoding 5'/3'-nucleotidase SurE: MQKPLILVTNDDGITAPGVRNLVEFMSEIGEVIVVAPDSPQSGKGHAITINSTLTFEEISLEGPQKDYSLSGTPVDCVKFALDKILPRRPDLVVSGINHGANSSINVIYSGTMSAAVEAGVEGLQAIGFSLLDFSWDADFSQAKSYIQKIVRNVLENPLPKGIVLNVNIPKLGEDEIKGIKVCRQANAKWEENFDERVNPHGKKYYWLTGYFNNMDDGDDADETALADGYISIVPVKFDLTAYEYLQDLKVIME; this comes from the coding sequence ATGCAAAAACCCCTGATATTAGTGACCAACGACGACGGAATTACCGCACCCGGAGTTCGTAATTTAGTGGAATTTATGAGTGAGATCGGCGAAGTTATCGTCGTTGCTCCAGATTCACCACAATCCGGAAAAGGTCATGCGATTACCATAAATTCTACCTTGACTTTTGAAGAAATAAGCCTCGAAGGACCGCAAAAAGATTACTCTTTAAGTGGAACGCCGGTGGACTGCGTGAAATTCGCTTTGGATAAAATTTTACCGCGACGTCCAGATTTAGTGGTTTCCGGGATTAATCACGGTGCCAACTCTTCCATCAATGTTATTTACTCAGGAACCATGAGTGCCGCGGTAGAAGCCGGTGTTGAAGGTTTGCAGGCCATCGGTTTTTCTTTGCTTGATTTTTCCTGGGACGCCGATTTTTCGCAGGCTAAAAGTTACATCCAGAAAATTGTGCGAAATGTCTTGGAAAATCCTTTACCAAAAGGAATTGTGCTGAATGTTAATATTCCGAAACTGGGTGAAGATGAGATTAAAGGCATCAAAGTTTGCCGCCAGGCGAACGCGAAATGGGAAGAAAACTTCGATGAGCGCGTGAATCCGCACGGCAAAAAATATTACTGGCTCACCGGCTATTTCAATAATATGGATGATGGCGATGATGCTGATGAAACCGCTTTGGCAGACGGATATATTTCCATCGTTCCGGTAAAATTCGATTTAACGGCTTATGAATATCTTCAGGATTTGAAGGTGATTATGGAATAA
- a CDS encoding GMP reductase, which translates to MRIENDLKLGFKDVMIRPKRSTLKSRSQVSLERNFTFVNSQKKWSGVPIIAANMDTVGTFEMAEALAKDKIITAVHKHYSLEEWSNFLSSQPDSIYDFIALSTGIGSADEEKIQKIVEKHPKINFLCIDVANGYSEHFVDFVKKIRSIFPDKTIIAGNVVTGEMVEELILAGADIIKVGIGPGSVCTTRIKTGVGYPQLSAIIECADAAHGLGGHIISDGGCKIPGDVAKAFGGGADFVMLGGMFAGHDESGGEIVEENGKKFRLFYGMSSQTAMDKHAGGVAEYRASEGKTVKVAYKGPVSETVKDILGGVRSTCTYVGASQLRELSKRTTFIRVAEQENQIFGG; encoded by the coding sequence ATGCGCATAGAAAACGATTTAAAATTAGGTTTTAAAGACGTGATGATCCGTCCGAAACGATCAACGTTGAAATCCCGGTCTCAGGTGAGTTTGGAAAGAAATTTCACCTTCGTGAATTCTCAGAAAAAATGGAGCGGCGTACCAATCATCGCTGCAAATATGGATACTGTCGGAACTTTTGAAATGGCGGAAGCTTTGGCGAAAGATAAAATTATCACTGCAGTGCACAAACATTACAGTCTGGAAGAATGGAGCAATTTCTTAAGCTCGCAACCAGATTCCATTTACGACTTTATCGCGCTCAGCACCGGAATTGGTTCTGCTGATGAGGAAAAAATCCAAAAAATAGTAGAAAAGCACCCAAAAATTAATTTTCTCTGCATCGATGTAGCGAACGGTTATTCCGAGCATTTTGTGGATTTTGTGAAAAAAATCCGGTCCATCTTCCCGGACAAAACCATTATCGCAGGAAATGTGGTCACGGGTGAAATGGTAGAAGAACTCATTTTGGCTGGCGCCGATATCATTAAAGTTGGTATTGGTCCGGGTTCCGTTTGCACGACCAGAATTAAAACCGGCGTCGGTTATCCGCAACTTTCCGCGATTATCGAATGCGCTGATGCAGCGCACGGTCTCGGCGGCCACATTATTTCCGATGGCGGCTGCAAAATTCCCGGCGACGTGGCGAAAGCTTTTGGCGGCGGTGCCGATTTTGTAATGCTTGGCGGAATGTTTGCAGGTCATGACGAAAGCGGCGGCGAAATCGTGGAAGAAAACGGCAAGAAATTCCGTCTATTTTACGGCATGAGCTCCCAAACCGCCATGGATAAACACGCCGGCGGCGTTGCTGAATACCGCGCGTCCGAAGGTAAAACGGTAAAAGTGGCTTACAAAGGTCCGGTTTCGGAAACGGTAAAAGATATTTTGGGCGGCGTCCGTTCTACATGTACTTACGTTGGCGCTTCGCAGTTGCGCGAACTTTCAAAAAGAACGACTTTCATCCGCGTAGCGGAACAGGAAAATCAAATTTTTGGCGGTTAA
- a CDS encoding aspartate/glutamate racemase family protein gives MSSALIKKGILGLGRVSTTYYFNEIQRRYQLQHDEFSTCELLLYQIDFQEINPFLPANFKNLIPIIESYFTQISKMEISHLLVPNITLHETLDKIHLPFEIYHPIELTLKYLNENSISEIYIFGTLYTMNGTYISEKFAQKAVKILKPNDANQNWIDAFRKAVYNETQNVDEVLYFRQLIQKYSKQSPVLLACTELSLFSPKDNPACIDMAELQIEAFLK, from the coding sequence ATGAGTTCGGCTTTAATTAAAAAAGGAATTTTAGGTTTGGGACGCGTTTCTACGACCTATTATTTTAATGAAATTCAGCGGCGTTATCAACTTCAGCATGATGAATTTTCAACATGTGAACTGCTTCTATATCAAATTGATTTTCAGGAAATAAACCCATTTTTGCCGGCTAATTTTAAAAATTTAATTCCAATAATAGAGAGCTATTTTACACAAATTTCCAAAATGGAAATTTCTCACCTTTTAGTGCCCAATATTACGCTGCACGAAACTTTGGATAAAATCCATTTACCTTTCGAAATTTATCATCCGATTGAACTGACTTTAAAATATTTAAATGAAAACTCAATTTCTGAAATCTACATTTTCGGAACATTGTACACCATGAACGGTACATATATTTCCGAAAAATTTGCCCAAAAAGCCGTCAAAATTTTAAAACCAAATGACGCGAACCAAAACTGGATCGATGCCTTTCGGAAGGCCGTTTATAATGAAACGCAAAATGTAGATGAGGTACTTTATTTCCGCCAATTAATTCAGAAATATTCCAAACAAAGTCCCGTACTGTTGGCATGTACGGAACTTTCTCTTTTTTCACCGAAGGATAATCCGGCTTGTATTGATATGGCGGAGCTTCAGATTGAAGCTTTTTTAAAATGA
- a CDS encoding L-histidine N(alpha)-methyltransferase, producing MTENTTFLKDVQDGLSHNPKYISSKYFYDKAGDQLFRQIMKMPEYYPFDSEMEIFREQSEDLIESFELNPEVEFDLIELGAGDGKKTQHLLKTLLAKKYKFKYIPVDISQNTLDVIENRMDDILVNLEIMPKQGDYFQVLDELIASRKPKIVLFIGSTLGNMEDEVAKDFLNQIAVHLKPDEKLLLGLDQIKSAEIVLPAYNDAAGITRDFNLNLLRRINRELNADFILENFEHAPEYDEKEGIAKSFLKSKKDQKVFIRDLNHTFHFAENELIHTEISRKYNDEILKEIIKGSDLKISKKFLDSREYFADYILTKK from the coding sequence ATGACGGAAAACACTACTTTTTTGAAAGACGTCCAGGACGGGCTTTCGCATAACCCGAAATATATTTCCTCGAAATATTTCTATGATAAAGCCGGTGATCAGCTTTTTCGGCAAATCATGAAGATGCCGGAATACTATCCGTTTGACTCGGAAATGGAGATTTTTCGCGAGCAAAGCGAGGATTTAATCGAATCTTTCGAACTGAATCCGGAAGTAGAATTTGACCTGATTGAACTCGGCGCCGGAGACGGAAAGAAAACGCAGCATTTGCTGAAAACCTTGCTCGCAAAAAAGTATAAATTCAAATATATTCCGGTTGATATTTCCCAAAACACTCTGGATGTCATCGAAAACCGCATGGATGATATTTTGGTAAATCTGGAAATTATGCCCAAACAAGGCGATTATTTTCAGGTTTTGGATGAGCTAATTGCCTCCCGAAAACCAAAAATCGTATTGTTCATAGGCTCAACTTTGGGAAATATGGAAGATGAGGTCGCAAAGGACTTTTTGAATCAAATTGCGGTACATTTAAAACCCGATGAAAAGCTGCTTTTAGGTTTGGATCAAATAAAATCGGCGGAAATTGTACTTCCTGCATACAACGATGCAGCAGGAATTACACGTGATTTTAATCTAAATTTGCTGCGCAGAATTAACCGTGAATTAAATGCCGATTTTATTCTGGAAAATTTTGAACATGCGCCCGAATACGATGAGAAGGAAGGTATTGCCAAAAGCTTTTTGAAAAGCAAAAAAGACCAAAAAGTTTTTATCAGAGATCTAAACCATACTTTTCATTTCGCTGAAAATGAACTGATTCACACCGAAATTTCGCGGAAATACAATGATGAAATTTTAAAGGAAATTATAAAAGGCTCCGATTTGAAAATTTCGAAAAAATTCCTGGATTCCAGGGAATATTTTGCGGATTATATATTAACCAAAAAATGA
- the egtB gene encoding ergothioneine biosynthesis protein EgtB produces the protein MSSLLELFQKTRAQTVALCKPLEIEDYIPQPVDFASPPKWHLSHSTWFFEEMILKKFVPDYQVFNPHFGFLFNSYYRTLGDRAIRTERGTITRPTVAEVYEYRKYVDQHISKLIQNNQDQALAELIILGINHEQQHQELLITDLKHTFSYNPTYPVYKNEFNLTAQENAEEGWLQVDEGIYEIGYDGNGFHFDNEKGRHKVFLHDFHISKALATNAEYLEFIDAGGYENFRFWLDEGWSWVQENEIKCPLYWKKIEGEWHSYTLEGLKPLQANHILAHISFYEAQAFATWKGLRLPTEFEWEVAAEHLKWGSRWEWTYSAYLPYPNFKIAEGAVGEYNGKFMVSQMVLRGASTATPEGHSRKTYRNFFHPKHRWQVTGIRLAK, from the coding sequence ATGAGCTCATTATTAGAACTTTTCCAGAAAACGCGTGCGCAGACCGTGGCGCTTTGCAAACCCTTGGAAATTGAGGACTATATTCCGCAGCCTGTGGATTTCGCCAGTCCGCCGAAATGGCATTTAAGCCATTCCACCTGGTTTTTTGAGGAAATGATTCTTAAAAAATTCGTACCTGATTACCAGGTTTTTAATCCGCATTTTGGTTTTCTTTTCAACAGCTATTACCGAACGCTGGGCGATCGTGCTATTCGCACCGAACGCGGAACCATTACCAGACCAACGGTTGCTGAGGTTTACGAATACCGCAAATACGTTGATCAGCACATTTCAAAATTAATTCAAAACAATCAGGACCAAGCTTTAGCAGAACTGATTATCTTAGGAATTAACCACGAGCAACAACATCAGGAACTGCTGATTACCGATCTCAAACATACGTTTTCTTACAATCCAACTTATCCGGTTTATAAAAACGAGTTCAACCTTACCGCGCAGGAAAATGCGGAAGAAGGCTGGCTTCAGGTGGACGAAGGAATTTACGAAATTGGTTACGACGGAAATGGTTTTCATTTCGATAACGAAAAAGGTCGTCATAAAGTTTTCCTTCACGATTTTCACATCTCAAAAGCGCTCGCTACCAATGCAGAATATTTGGAATTTATCGATGCGGGTGGCTATGAAAATTTCAGGTTTTGGCTGGATGAAGGTTGGTCCTGGGTTCAGGAAAATGAAATAAAATGCCCATTATACTGGAAAAAAATTGAAGGCGAATGGCATTCATACACTTTGGAAGGTTTAAAACCGCTTCAGGCTAATCATATTCTCGCCCATATTTCTTTTTATGAAGCTCAGGCGTTCGCCACCTGGAAAGGTTTGCGTCTGCCAACGGAATTCGAATGGGAAGTCGCGGCTGAGCACCTGAAATGGGGAAGCCGCTGGGAATGGACTTATTCTGCATATTTGCCATATCCGAATTTTAAAATTGCCGAAGGCGCAGTTGGCGAATACAACGGAAAATTTATGGTGAGCCAGATGGTTTTGCGCGGCGCTTCCACCGCAACACCAGAAGGACATTCCAGAAAAACGTACCGAAATTTTTTCCACCCAAAACACCGCTGGCAAGTCACCGGAATAAGATTAGCAAAATGA
- the fabG gene encoding 3-oxoacyl-[acyl-carrier-protein] reductase, with amino-acid sequence MGLLEGKVALITGATRGIGKGIAEIFAKEGAQLAFTYAGSVDKARALEEELGKLTTVKSYQSDASDYDAAQQLVADVLAEFGKIDILINNAGITRDNLMLRMSKEDWDTIIKVNLDSVFNLTKAVIKPMMKARTGSIINMTSVVGIKGNAGQANYAASKAGVIGFSKSIALELGSRNIRCNAIAPGFIETEMTAALDEKTVQGWREAIPLKRGGQPEDVANACVFLASDLSSYITGQVLNVDGGMLT; translated from the coding sequence ATGGGATTATTAGAAGGAAAAGTTGCCCTGATCACCGGTGCAACACGCGGAATTGGCAAAGGCATTGCAGAAATTTTTGCGAAAGAAGGTGCACAGCTTGCTTTTACTTATGCAGGATCGGTGGATAAAGCAAGAGCCTTGGAGGAAGAATTGGGCAAGTTGACCACCGTAAAATCTTACCAGTCCGATGCTTCAGATTACGATGCAGCCCAGCAATTGGTTGCCGATGTATTGGCAGAATTCGGTAAAATTGATATTTTGATAAATAATGCCGGAATTACGCGTGATAACTTGATGTTACGCATGTCCAAAGAGGATTGGGACACCATTATCAAAGTAAATTTAGATTCGGTTTTCAACCTTACAAAAGCCGTTATAAAACCCATGATGAAGGCCAGAACCGGTTCCATCATCAATATGACTTCCGTTGTTGGAATTAAAGGCAATGCAGGTCAGGCAAATTATGCCGCTTCAAAAGCCGGCGTTATCGGTTTTTCCAAATCGATCGCGCTGGAATTAGGTTCCCGAAATATCCGTTGCAACGCCATTGCGCCCGGTTTTATAGAAACGGAAATGACCGCAGCTTTAGATGAAAAAACCGTTCAGGGATGGCGTGAAGCGATTCCTTTGAAACGCGGTGGACAGCCGGAAGACGTGGCAAATGCTTGTGTTTTCCTCGCCAGCGACCTTTCTTCCTATATCACAGGGCAAGTCCTGAATGTGGACGGCGGAATGCTCACATAA
- the rsmI gene encoding 16S rRNA (cytidine(1402)-2'-O)-methyltransferase: MSGIMYFVPTPIGNLEDMTFRAVKILKEVDYILCEDTRTSGVLLKHYEIAKPLKSYHLHNEHQSTQKVIEDLKNGQNIAIITDAGTPGISDPGYLLAKAVADENLEMQCLPGATAFVPALVVSGLPNNEFLFAGFLPQKKGRQTKLKQLAEEKKTIILYESPHKINTTLEQIKEFFGAETKVSLSREISKKFEETKRGTIDEIIEFSKSKILKGEIVLIINNVVTKDDSEEIPVSKNKYKKTEN; encoded by the coding sequence ATGAGTGGAATAATGTATTTTGTTCCAACACCGATTGGGAATTTAGAAGATATGACTTTCAGGGCGGTAAAAATCCTGAAAGAGGTTGATTATATTTTATGTGAAGATACGCGGACGTCGGGTGTACTTTTAAAACATTACGAAATAGCTAAACCGCTGAAATCTTATCATTTACACAATGAACATCAGAGTACGCAAAAGGTTATTGAAGATTTAAAAAACGGCCAGAATATCGCCATCATCACCGATGCCGGAACACCGGGAATTTCTGATCCTGGCTATTTATTGGCGAAAGCGGTTGCTGATGAAAATCTGGAAATGCAGTGCTTGCCCGGTGCCACAGCTTTTGTGCCCGCTTTGGTAGTTTCCGGTTTGCCAAATAATGAATTTTTATTTGCGGGTTTTTTGCCTCAAAAAAAAGGCCGCCAAACGAAACTAAAGCAGCTTGCGGAGGAGAAAAAAACAATTATTCTGTACGAAAGTCCGCATAAAATCAATACTACTTTAGAGCAGATTAAAGAATTTTTCGGCGCAGAAACCAAAGTGAGTCTGAGTCGGGAAATTTCAAAAAAGTTTGAAGAAACCAAACGCGGAACTATCGATGAAATCATCGAGTTTTCTAAATCAAAAATTTTGAAAGGCGAAATCGTGCTGATTATCAACAATGTAGTCACCAAAGATGACAGTGAAGAGATTCCGGTTTCAAAAAATAAATACAAAAAAACAGAAAATTAA
- the murC gene encoding UDP-N-acetylmuramate--L-alanine ligase produces the protein MIKKIEDFNSVFFIGVAGVGMSAIAQYLKGIGKKVSGSDRYFHADEFNKTREQLENEGIECFVQDGSGITEKTDLIVVSTAIEDTVFEVKKAKELGIPIIKRSELLAIIAESKKTIAVAGTSGKSTTSAMLYQILLDAKLNPSIISGAGLTSIIKTGKIGNAAVGKGDWLIIEADESDGSIVQYQPEIGLLLNIDKDHQEIEELQDLFTIFKNNTKGLFVVNQSNTLAKELSANATNDFGFETNIAGYSAENFQQNGLELTFEVKGQKFQMNSLGQHSVENATAAIAVANQIGVDLETCAESLEKYEGIYRRHQILGKKNGVWVIDDYAHNPAKCAASIKACQPLAKKVIAWFQPHGYGPTRFLKDDFIKEISEALRPEDEIWMSEIFYAGGTAVKDISANDLIEGIKNTGKNAHFIEDRNNLLKALQPELKEGTLLLLMGARDPSLELFCKNIFENL, from the coding sequence ATGATTAAAAAAATTGAGGATTTTAACAGCGTATTTTTTATTGGCGTTGCAGGAGTAGGAATGAGCGCGATAGCGCAATATCTGAAAGGAATAGGTAAAAAAGTAAGCGGCAGCGACCGCTATTTTCATGCTGATGAATTTAATAAGACCCGCGAACAGCTGGAAAATGAAGGTATCGAGTGCTTTGTACAGGACGGCAGCGGAATCACTGAAAAAACAGATTTAATTGTTGTTTCTACCGCCATTGAAGACACGGTTTTCGAAGTAAAAAAAGCAAAAGAACTCGGCATCCCTATCATCAAGCGCAGCGAACTGCTCGCGATTATCGCGGAAAGCAAAAAAACCATCGCGGTGGCCGGCACTTCAGGAAAATCTACAACTTCCGCAATGCTTTATCAAATATTGCTTGACGCTAAATTAAATCCCAGCATCATTTCGGGGGCGGGTTTAACAAGCATTATCAAAACCGGAAAAATCGGTAATGCAGCCGTTGGAAAAGGCGACTGGCTTATTATTGAAGCCGATGAAAGCGACGGTTCCATCGTGCAATATCAACCTGAAATTGGCCTGCTTTTAAATATCGATAAAGATCATCAGGAAATTGAAGAACTGCAGGACTTATTCACCATTTTTAAAAATAATACTAAAGGTTTATTTGTTGTAAACCAATCCAATACATTGGCGAAGGAACTGTCTGCTAACGCAACAAATGATTTCGGTTTTGAAACAAATATTGCCGGCTATTCTGCCGAAAATTTTCAACAAAATGGTTTGGAATTAACCTTTGAAGTGAAAGGTCAGAAATTTCAGATGAATTCGCTGGGTCAACATTCCGTAGAAAATGCTACTGCTGCTATCGCGGTCGCAAATCAAATTGGTGTTGATTTGGAAACCTGCGCTGAGAGTTTAGAAAAATACGAAGGCATCTATCGCCGTCACCAAATTCTTGGCAAGAAAAACGGGGTTTGGGTAATCGATGATTATGCGCACAATCCGGCTAAATGCGCCGCTTCTATTAAAGCCTGCCAACCTCTGGCAAAGAAAGTGATCGCGTGGTTTCAGCCTCACGGCTACGGACCAACGCGCTTTTTGAAAGATGACTTTATCAAGGAAATTTCAGAGGCGTTAAGACCCGAAGATGAAATCTGGATGAGCGAAATTTTCTACGCCGGTGGAACTGCGGTGAAAGACATTTCCGCAAACGACCTGATCGAAGGCATAAAAAATACCGGCAAAAATGCCCATTTTATTGAAGATCGCAACAATTTGCTAAAAGCGCTTCAACCCGAATTGAAAGAAGGTACGCTTTTGTTACTAATGGGCGCGCGTGATCCAAGCCTGGAACTTTTCTGTAAAAATATTTTTGAAAATCTGTAG
- a CDS encoding thymidine kinase — protein sequence MFLENTINHAKQSGWMEVICGSMFSGKTEELIRRLRRAEMAGQSVEIFKPKLDTRYAEEEVVSHNQNKIRSTPVESPNEILLLGSTCDVVGIDEAQFFDDSIVEVANKLANSGVRVVIAGLDMDFLGRPFGPMPNLMATAEYVTKVHAICKRTGNLANHSMRISANTDLVQLGETDSYEAVSRKVFNEEYLNRSAE from the coding sequence ATGTTTTTAGAAAATACAATTAATCACGCAAAACAAAGCGGTTGGATGGAAGTCATCTGCGGCTCTATGTTTTCAGGGAAAACGGAGGAATTAATCCGCAGACTGCGCCGCGCGGAAATGGCAGGGCAAAGCGTGGAAATTTTTAAGCCGAAACTGGATACGCGCTATGCGGAAGAAGAAGTGGTGTCGCACAACCAAAATAAAATCCGCAGTACACCCGTGGAAAGTCCCAATGAGATTTTGCTTTTGGGAAGCACCTGCGATGTGGTGGGAATTGATGAGGCACAATTTTTTGACGACAGCATTGTTGAAGTAGCTAATAAACTGGCTAACAGTGGTGTTAGAGTGGTGATTGCGGGACTTGATATGGATTTTTTGGGGCGTCCCTTCGGTCCGATGCCAAACCTGATGGCAACCGCAGAATATGTAACCAAAGTGCACGCGATTTGTAAAAGAACCGGAAATTTAGCCAACCATTCGATGAGAATTTCTGCAAATACCGATTTGGTGCAACTCGGTGAAACCGACAGTTACGAAGCAGTAAGCAGAAAAGTTTTCAACGAAGAATACCTGAACAGGTCAGCCGAATGA